GGCGACCACGCGCCGCCAGCCATACCCGTCCGCGAACGCGAGCGGGACGCCGCGCTTCCGCAGCGGCCTCGCCTGGCGCTCCGTGTAGAACGGGCCGATAGGCTTCGTCGGCATGTGGAACGCGGGGTCGTTCAGGTCAACAAGCACCTGCGTCAGCACGGTGACGACGGCGTGCGGGAGGCGGGAGCGCCGCAGCTCGTTGTGCAGCGACTGCTGGATGATGTAGCCGATCTCGCCGCCGGACTCGGCGACGGCCACGGAGAGCGGGATGGGGTACGCCTTCTTCGCGGCGATCTCAGAGCGCAGCAGGATGTTGCCCACCTGCGGGCCGTTGCCGTGCGTGAGCACCACATCCCAGCCGCGGCGGAAGAGGACCATCATGTGGCGCATGGCGCGCTGGCACGCGCGGAACTGCCCAGCGACAGTCGGCTTCTCGCCCTTCGGCAGCAGCGCGTGTCCGCCCAGCGCGACGACGGCCATGGGACGCGTGGGGATCATCGCGTACCTTACCCCCTGGGTCTCCCTTTCAAGTGTACGCTCTCAATGGCCCTGTCTGGTCAGCCCCCAAGCAATCGGGACCATCGCGCGCGGTATGTGGTCACTATGACACGGCGGACTCCGCGGTACAAGCTCCGAATCACAGAACCCCCTAGAGAGAGCACTGCCCGGTTGACGGCGCGGGGCGGCTCCCGTAAAATGAAGGGTACTCACAGTTTATGTCGCGTTCGCATTCCCCCATCGCATCGCCCGCAGGATGAAGGATACTATGTACCAGAAGACCACCCTGGACAACGGGTTACGCATCCTCACCTCGTCCATGCCCCACACCCGCTCGGTCAGCCTTAGCTTCTATACAGGCGCGGGATCACGCTACGAAGAGGACCGCGAGGCAGGCATCTCGCACTTCATCGAGCACCTGATGTTCAAAGGGACGCAGCGCAGGCCTACGTCGAAAGAGGTCAGCGAGGCCATCGAGAGCGTGGGCGGCGTCCTGAACGGCGGGACCGACCGGGAGCTGACCATCTACTGGAGCAAGGTGCCCCGGCCCCACTTCCCTCTGGCTCTGG
Above is a genomic segment from Dehalococcoidia bacterium containing:
- a CDS encoding carbamate kinase, whose product is MIPTRPMAVVALGGHALLPKGEKPTVAGQFRACQRAMRHMMVLFRRGWDVVLTHGNGPQVGNILLRSEIAAKKAYPIPLSVAVAESGGEIGYIIQQSLHNELRRSRLPHAVVTVLTQVLVDLNDPAFHMPTKPIGPFYTERQARPLRKRGVPLAFADGYGWRRVVASPRPLRIVEADTVRRLAAQDVVVITAGGGGIPVVERGGRLEGVDAVIDKDLASACLAVTLRAKLLIMLTDVRKAALWYNTPRRKDIDRMTAAQARRYLAEGHFPPGSMGPKVEAAADFAERTGCPALITTPEALKAALEERDGTRIVP